The Methylomonas montana genome has a window encoding:
- a CDS encoding phosphoribosylaminoimidazolesuccinocarboxamide synthase, whose protein sequence is MNAPAALYESSLPHLKLLGRGKVRDMYEIDDKHLLIVTTDRMSAFDVIMPDPIPGKGRVLTRVSNFWFEKMRDIIPNHLSNDLTLVDVIPAPDSRAQVEGRAIIVKRLKPLPVEAIVRGYLIGSGWKDYQNTGSVCGIELPTGLQQAQQLPEPIYTPSSKAEMGTHDENISFADTVALVGEDLAGQVRDASLRLYTTAAEYARQRGIIIADTKFEFGLDENGKLYLIDEALTPDSSRFWPVEQYQVGISPPSFDKQYLRDYLETLDWNKTAPGPKLPAEVSEKCAEKYREAELKLIGN, encoded by the coding sequence ATGAATGCCCCCGCCGCACTTTACGAATCTTCCCTGCCGCATTTGAAATTGCTTGGCCGCGGCAAAGTCCGCGACATGTACGAAATCGACGATAAACATTTGCTGATTGTCACCACCGACCGGATGTCGGCCTTCGATGTGATCATGCCCGATCCGATTCCTGGTAAAGGCCGTGTATTGACCAGGGTGAGTAATTTCTGGTTCGAAAAAATGCGGGATATTATTCCGAATCATTTAAGCAACGACTTGACGCTGGTAGATGTGATTCCCGCCCCTGATTCAAGGGCGCAAGTGGAAGGCAGGGCGATCATCGTCAAACGTTTGAAACCTCTGCCGGTGGAAGCCATTGTGCGCGGTTATCTGATTGGTTCCGGCTGGAAGGATTATCAAAACACCGGTTCGGTTTGCGGCATCGAACTGCCGACCGGCTTGCAACAAGCTCAGCAATTGCCAGAACCGATTTACACCCCCTCCAGCAAGGCCGAAATGGGCACCCATGACGAAAACATCAGCTTCGCCGATACGGTGGCACTGGTAGGGGAAGATCTGGCAGGCCAAGTCCGCGACGCCAGCTTGCGACTTTACACGACCGCCGCCGAATACGCCCGTCAGCGCGGCATCATCATTGCCGACACCAAATTCGAGTTTGGCTTGGACGAAAACGGCAAACTGTATTTAATCGACGAAGCGCTGACTCCTGATTCGTCTCGCTTCTGGCCTGTCGAGCAATATCAGGTCGGTATCAGCCCACCCAGCTTCGACAAACAATATCTGCGCGATTATCTGGAAACACTGGATTGGAACAAGACCGCTCCCGGCCCGAAACTGCCGGCGGAAGTCAGCGAGAAATGCGCGGAAAAATATCGGGAAGCCGAACTGAAACTGATTGGCAATTAA
- the djlA gene encoding co-chaperone DjlA: MSWLGKLVGGAFGFLLGGPLGAVFGASVGHQFDAGMEGMAGERFNPGDQQRVQMAFFTATFAVMGHVAKADGRVSSEEIGLAKRVMDNMELSPELREAAIQLFQQGKHIDFPLAAVLRQFRAECHRRTHLVRMFVEIQIQAAFADGVYDTKEEQLLLEICAQLGVSHFEYRVIKGQVQAQQRFYQQSAVKSGSSRLDDAYAVLGVSSTADEADVKKAYRRLMSQHHPDKLVAKGLPEEMMEIAKQKTQQIRKAYETIREARGF, translated from the coding sequence ATGAGTTGGCTGGGCAAATTGGTGGGCGGTGCTTTCGGTTTTTTGTTGGGCGGGCCGTTGGGGGCGGTCTTCGGTGCGTCGGTCGGGCATCAGTTCGATGCCGGCATGGAGGGTATGGCCGGCGAGCGATTTAATCCGGGCGATCAGCAGCGGGTGCAAATGGCGTTTTTCACGGCAACGTTCGCGGTGATGGGCCATGTCGCCAAGGCCGATGGCCGGGTTTCTAGCGAAGAAATCGGTCTGGCGAAGCGGGTAATGGACAATATGGAACTCAGCCCGGAGCTGCGCGAAGCCGCTATCCAACTGTTTCAGCAGGGCAAGCATATCGATTTTCCGCTAGCCGCTGTATTGCGACAATTCCGCGCCGAATGCCACCGCCGTACTCATTTGGTGCGGATGTTCGTGGAGATTCAGATTCAGGCGGCTTTTGCCGACGGCGTTTACGATACCAAGGAAGAACAGTTGTTATTGGAGATTTGCGCGCAACTGGGCGTGTCGCATTTTGAATATCGAGTCATCAAGGGGCAGGTTCAGGCACAACAGCGTTTTTATCAGCAAAGTGCGGTTAAATCCGGTTCATCCAGATTGGATGATGCTTATGCGGTATTGGGGGTTTCGAGTACGGCGGACGAAGCGGACGTAAAAAAAGCCTATCGGCGTTTGATGAGTCAGCACCACCCGGACAAGTTGGTGGCTAAAGGTTTACCGGAGGAAATGATGGAGATCGCCAAGCAAAAGACCCAGCAAATCAGAAAAGCCTACGAAACGATACGCGAAGCCAGAGGCTTTTAA
- a CDS encoding YigZ family protein → MRIVVKTCEVEETIKKSRFIGIISPCQSEPEALLLLKDLHLRYPDASHIVYAYRIQAPDGLICRFHDAGEPSGTAGKPIFQHLEGKQLINLIVVVIRYFGGVKLGAGGLTRAYGNVAKQVIEAADIVDYIEFTELTLNLDYSQLQALEYQLKKLDGNIIGQDFSDSIRLTIKLPKHNLPALSTFLD, encoded by the coding sequence GTGAGAATCGTCGTCAAAACCTGTGAAGTCGAGGAAACTATCAAGAAATCCCGCTTCATCGGCATCATTAGCCCTTGCCAATCCGAACCGGAAGCCTTGCTGTTATTGAAGGATTTGCATCTACGCTATCCGGACGCCAGCCACATCGTTTACGCCTACCGCATCCAGGCGCCGGATGGCCTGATTTGCCGCTTCCACGATGCTGGCGAACCCAGCGGCACCGCCGGCAAACCGATCTTTCAACATTTGGAAGGCAAGCAACTGATCAATCTGATCGTGGTGGTGATCCGTTATTTCGGCGGCGTGAAACTGGGCGCGGGCGGTTTGACGCGTGCCTACGGCAATGTCGCCAAGCAAGTCATCGAAGCCGCCGACATTGTCGATTACATCGAATTCACCGAGCTGACATTGAATTTGGATTACAGCCAACTGCAAGCGTTGGAATACCAACTGAAAAAACTGGACGGTAACATTATCGGCCAGGATTTTTCCGATTCAATACGCTTGACCATCAAACTGCCCAAGCATAATCTCCCGGCTCTTAGCACATTCCTGGATTAA
- a CDS encoding ABC transporter ATP-binding protein, giving the protein MNDITISIQDKTYRSRHAEDRQHQAIADLQLGVGRNEFVCLLGPSGCGKTTLLNMIAGLDSHYQGQIRIGSQAKTAKIGYVFQNPRLLPWYTVRQNIEVVFEQSPPGALIDSLLAAMQLDDVQQVYPERLSLGMQRRVAIIRAFAINPDILLMDEPFVSLDAPSARQVRNLLYSLWQQRPHTVLFVSHDLREAIALADRLIFLSPPPMRIISDIAVNIPREFRNDEAQIEAFREHLLSQHPAINGLL; this is encoded by the coding sequence ATGAACGATATTACCATCAGCATTCAGGATAAGACTTATCGCTCCAGGCATGCTGAAGACCGCCAGCACCAGGCGATCGCCGATTTGCAGCTCGGCGTGGGCCGTAACGAATTCGTCTGCCTGCTCGGCCCGTCCGGCTGCGGCAAGACCACCTTGTTGAATATGATCGCCGGTCTGGATAGCCATTACCAGGGCCAAATCCGCATCGGTAGCCAAGCCAAGACCGCCAAGATTGGCTATGTGTTTCAGAATCCAAGGCTACTGCCCTGGTACACGGTCCGCCAGAATATCGAAGTGGTGTTTGAGCAATCGCCACCCGGCGCCTTGATCGACTCGCTACTGGCCGCGATGCAACTCGACGATGTGCAGCAGGTTTATCCGGAACGCTTGTCGTTGGGCATGCAGCGGCGGGTAGCCATTATCCGCGCCTTCGCGATCAATCCGGACATCCTGCTGATGGACGAACCCTTCGTCTCGCTGGATGCGCCGAGTGCCAGGCAAGTGCGCAATCTTTTATATTCGCTGTGGCAGCAACGGCCGCATACCGTGCTGTTCGTCAGCCACGATCTGCGCGAAGCCATTGCCTTGGCCGATAGACTGATATTTCTGTCGCCGCCGCCGATGCGGATTATCAGCGACATTGCGGTGAACATCCCGCGCGAATTCCGTAATGACGAAGCGCAAATCGAGGCGTTCCGGGAACATTTGCTGAGCCAGCATCCGGCCATCAACGGGCTGTTATAA
- a CDS encoding ABC transporter permease — protein MLTGTFKFNHTAITLLSLLLLLSIWQLAASVANSHTLPYPAQVALVFWQATQSGELPYHLGVTLLRLVVSFSIAMLLGCAIGVMLGKNQTLDAFFDNWLVIFLNIPALVTIILCYVWFGLAESAAILAVVINKLPNVIVTIREGTRALDKDLLEMAESYRFDRKRTFVHVIWPQLHPFVMAATRSGLALIWKIILVVELLGRSNGMGYQLHLFFQLFDVASLLAYTFAFVAVIQLIEWLLLRPLDRKALRWRR, from the coding sequence ATGTTGACGGGCACTTTCAAATTTAATCACACCGCCATCACGCTGCTGTCGCTGTTATTGCTGCTGAGTATATGGCAGCTGGCGGCCAGCGTGGCAAACAGCCACACACTACCCTATCCGGCCCAAGTCGCACTGGTGTTCTGGCAGGCCACCCAATCCGGCGAACTGCCGTATCACTTGGGTGTGACGCTACTGCGCTTGGTGGTCAGTTTCTCGATCGCGATGTTGCTGGGCTGCGCGATCGGCGTGATGCTGGGTAAAAACCAGACACTGGACGCGTTTTTCGATAACTGGCTGGTGATTTTTCTGAACATCCCGGCGCTGGTCACCATCATCCTGTGCTATGTCTGGTTCGGGCTGGCGGAATCGGCGGCGATTCTGGCGGTGGTGATCAATAAACTACCGAATGTGATCGTCACCATTCGCGAGGGTACGCGGGCGTTGGACAAGGATTTACTGGAAATGGCCGAAAGCTATCGTTTCGACCGCAAGAGAACTTTCGTGCATGTGATCTGGCCGCAACTGCATCCGTTCGTGATGGCTGCCACCCGTTCCGGCCTGGCGCTGATCTGGAAAATCATCCTGGTCGTGGAACTGCTCGGCCGCAGCAACGGCATGGGCTATCAGCTGCATCTGTTCTTTCAATTGTTCGATGTCGCCAGCCTGCTGGCCTACACCTTTGCCTTCGTCGCGGTGATTCAACTGATCGAATGGCTGTTGCTGCGGCCATTGGACCGCAAAGCCTTACGGTGGCGGCGATGA
- a CDS encoding ABC transporter substrate-binding protein, producing MKIKTCLLTVAALLTNIGYAGEKPTIRLGAMAAGTLNWEVAAIRNQGLLDKAEFTLENVAVANQQAGKVALQSGAVDIIVSDWIWTSSMRSAGTNLSFYPFSDTSGALMVPADSPIKSLADLKGKKLGVAGGELDKNWLLLQALGQQQQLDLNASVEKIYGAPPLLSQQLLDKRVDALLTFWQFAAHLEAQGYRVLLTGEDIIRQLGISETVPSIGYVFKQDWADQHKTAVKQFLSLSRQARDALCSSDAEWQKIVPLTDAATPNEQQKLRERYCQGRVEQWGASQQDAAAKIYSVLHQLSNNKLTGHSAQLQAGTFWSAD from the coding sequence ATGAAGATTAAAACTTGTCTGCTGACCGTTGCCGCACTGCTAACGAATATCGGCTACGCCGGTGAGAAACCTACCATTCGGTTGGGCGCCATGGCCGCCGGCACCTTAAATTGGGAAGTGGCGGCGATACGCAATCAAGGCCTGCTAGACAAGGCCGAATTTACATTGGAAAACGTTGCCGTCGCCAATCAGCAAGCCGGCAAGGTCGCCTTGCAGTCCGGTGCCGTAGACATCATTGTCTCGGATTGGATCTGGACATCCAGCATGCGTAGCGCAGGCACGAATTTAAGTTTTTATCCCTTTTCCGACACCTCCGGCGCTCTGATGGTCCCCGCCGACAGCCCAATCAAATCGCTGGCCGATCTGAAAGGCAAGAAACTGGGCGTGGCCGGTGGCGAACTGGATAAAAACTGGCTGCTGTTACAAGCCTTGGGCCAACAGCAACAGCTGGATCTGAATGCCAGCGTCGAAAAAATCTACGGCGCGCCACCGCTGCTCAGTCAACAATTGCTCGACAAACGCGTGGATGCCTTACTGACTTTCTGGCAGTTCGCCGCGCATCTGGAGGCCCAAGGTTATCGGGTGTTATTGACTGGCGAGGACATCATCCGCCAGCTCGGTATCAGCGAAACGGTGCCCAGCATCGGCTATGTGTTCAAACAAGACTGGGCCGATCAACATAAGACCGCCGTCAAGCAGTTCCTCAGCCTGAGTAGGCAAGCCCGCGACGCCCTGTGCAGTTCCGATGCCGAATGGCAAAAAATCGTGCCGCTCACCGACGCCGCCACACCAAACGAACAGCAAAAACTCAGAGAGCGCTATTGCCAGGGCCGAGTCGAGCAATGGGGCGCCAGCCAGCAAGATGCCGCGGCAAAAATCTATAGCGTGCTGCATCAACTCAGCAACAACAAACTGACCGGCCATTCGGCGCAACTGCAAGCGGGGACGTTCTGGTCGGCCGATTGA
- a CDS encoding EAL domain-containing protein, with amino-acid sequence MSAPFRLLLSNAALALAYFVGGYLGKMLTMPPSYVSPIWPSAGIALAGWLHYGPKILPGLLLGALAAQAYAFLNLASADNPLLPLWMGAAAGIGACAQAWLGATLIDRWIGRHNPLMEDRHIVYFFLLSIGSCLISATIGTSFLHFFEIIDFAELGLNWSTWWVGDAIGAVIFAPLVLLFIGTPHHIWRQRQKFVAYPLAVSLLLVVIAFVYSRRLENQRIQDLFENQVNLIHLSFQEHLDDDILNNRMLKALFDSSETVNRNEFRLFAHTIFNKHPELEALEWLPKVNAAQREPFENQFKTPIRECSPQGQPLPAGSRDSYLPIAYWFGNERNMGVDVASCPELIATVNKAVASGETVTTPGIAFADDQFEFAIYSPVYEKGKSLNSSDQRQQYFLGLVANVFKLSSEVREIFGRLPDIQLSLSIYDQQRLLYSNLPTKRDEFAPHKQASLTVADRTWTIYYQPSPAFYSQQHSWTIWWLLSGGFLLCGMTSFGLMLMTGRTARIEDLVALKTRDLLRSNQALNTEIERRKQQENELRIAATTFQSHEAIVVTDTNGILLRVNNAFNQITGYNTEEVVGRHPYFLAATDQESGFIAPLIQTLITDNQWQGEIRSRRKNGDVFPAWLTVTGVRDEQDRLLNYVAIFSDISEQKAAEREIHELAFYDPLTGLPNRRLLLDRLKQEIAAAKRQQCFGALFFLDLDHFKTLNDSRGHQVGDELLVQVAQRLKSIIRDEDTACRLGGDEFIVMVPGRHAELPQATNHAAMLAEKILHTINQPFTVRGSEHHFSTSIGVTLFPEVADQPEAVIQQADTAMYRAKESGRNSISFYRPSMQEAANRRLTLEKEIRQALTDQQFVLHYQAQVDDNGKVVSAEALIRWQHPVKGMIPPAEFIPIAEDTQLILPIGEWVMREACRQIKTWDQQAQSIHHVAVNVSSRQFRQADFVEQVKQILLDAELSADRLVIELTEGCVISDIDDTVKKMRDLQTLGVKTSIDDFGIGYSSLSYLKKLPISQLKIDQSFVRDIPNDQNDAVIVETIISMAKNLGLHVIAEGVETQEQILFLRDKGCLSYQGYYTGRPVPAAMFELNT; translated from the coding sequence ATGTCAGCTCCCTTTAGACTGCTTCTAAGCAATGCCGCATTGGCGCTGGCCTATTTCGTTGGCGGCTATTTGGGCAAAATGCTAACCATGCCGCCGAGCTATGTCAGCCCGATCTGGCCCTCAGCCGGGATTGCCTTGGCCGGCTGGCTGCATTATGGGCCGAAAATATTGCCAGGCTTGTTGCTCGGCGCTCTGGCGGCGCAAGCCTACGCCTTCCTGAATCTGGCCAGTGCCGACAACCCATTATTGCCGCTTTGGATGGGCGCGGCCGCCGGTATCGGCGCCTGCGCCCAAGCCTGGCTAGGCGCCACGCTGATCGATCGCTGGATAGGCCGGCACAATCCGCTCATGGAAGACCGCCACATCGTCTATTTTTTCCTGCTAAGCATAGGCAGCTGTCTGATCTCGGCCACCATCGGCACCAGCTTCCTGCATTTTTTCGAGATTATCGACTTTGCAGAGCTCGGTTTGAACTGGAGCACATGGTGGGTGGGCGATGCGATCGGCGCGGTGATATTCGCACCTTTAGTGCTGCTATTTATCGGCACGCCCCATCATATTTGGCGGCAACGTCAAAAATTCGTGGCCTATCCACTAGCCGTGTCGCTGCTGCTGGTGGTCATCGCCTTTGTTTACAGCCGCCGCCTGGAAAACCAACGCATTCAAGATTTGTTCGAGAATCAGGTCAACCTGATCCATCTGAGTTTTCAAGAGCATTTGGACGACGACATCTTGAATAACCGGATGTTGAAAGCCTTGTTCGATAGCTCTGAAACGGTTAATCGCAATGAATTCAGGTTATTCGCTCATACCATTTTCAACAAACACCCCGAACTGGAAGCACTGGAATGGTTGCCAAAAGTCAATGCGGCGCAGCGCGAACCATTCGAAAACCAATTCAAAACCCCAATCCGGGAATGTTCCCCGCAAGGACAGCCGCTTCCGGCGGGTAGCCGGGATAGTTATCTCCCCATTGCCTATTGGTTCGGCAACGAAAGGAATATGGGTGTCGATGTCGCCAGCTGTCCCGAACTAATAGCCACTGTCAATAAGGCGGTGGCATCCGGCGAAACCGTCACCACCCCCGGCATCGCATTCGCCGACGATCAATTCGAATTTGCGATTTATTCACCGGTTTACGAAAAAGGCAAATCGCTCAATAGCAGCGACCAACGCCAACAATATTTCCTGGGTTTAGTGGCCAATGTCTTTAAACTCAGTAGCGAAGTGCGGGAAATATTTGGACGTTTACCCGATATCCAGTTGTCGCTAAGCATCTACGACCAGCAGCGACTGCTGTACAGCAACTTACCCACCAAACGCGATGAGTTTGCCCCCCATAAACAAGCCTCTTTAACCGTGGCCGATAGAACCTGGACCATTTATTACCAACCATCGCCGGCTTTTTATAGCCAGCAACATTCCTGGACCATCTGGTGGCTGTTATCAGGCGGTTTTCTGTTGTGCGGCATGACCAGCTTCGGGCTGATGTTGATGACCGGCCGTACCGCGCGGATAGAGGATTTGGTAGCCTTAAAAACCCGGGATTTACTGCGCAGCAATCAGGCCTTGAATACCGAAATAGAGCGTCGCAAACAGCAGGAAAACGAACTTAGAATCGCCGCAACCACCTTTCAATCGCATGAGGCGATTGTCGTCACCGACACCAACGGCATCCTCCTGAGGGTTAATAATGCCTTTAACCAAATCACCGGCTATAACACGGAGGAAGTCGTCGGCCGTCATCCCTATTTCTTGGCGGCCACCGACCAGGAGTCGGGGTTTATCGCCCCCTTGATCCAAACGCTGATCACAGATAACCAATGGCAAGGCGAAATCCGGAGCCGACGCAAGAACGGCGACGTGTTTCCAGCCTGGCTAACCGTCACCGGCGTCCGGGATGAACAAGACCGTTTACTGAATTATGTGGCCATTTTTTCCGACATCAGCGAGCAAAAGGCCGCCGAACGGGAAATCCACGAATTGGCGTTTTACGATCCGCTGACCGGCTTGCCGAATCGACGCTTGCTGCTGGACCGCCTGAAACAGGAAATCGCCGCCGCCAAGCGCCAACAATGTTTTGGCGCCTTGTTTTTCCTGGATCTGGATCACTTCAAAACCCTCAACGACTCGCGCGGCCATCAAGTTGGTGACGAATTGTTGGTTCAGGTGGCTCAACGCCTTAAATCGATCATTCGCGACGAAGACACGGCCTGCCGCTTGGGCGGCGATGAGTTCATCGTGATGGTGCCGGGCCGGCATGCTGAACTGCCACAAGCCACCAACCACGCGGCGATGCTGGCGGAAAAAATTTTGCATACCATCAATCAGCCATTCACGGTACGGGGCAGCGAACACCATTTTTCCACCAGCATTGGCGTCACCCTGTTTCCCGAGGTAGCCGATCAGCCGGAAGCCGTGATCCAGCAAGCCGACACCGCGATGTACCGCGCCAAGGAGAGTGGCCGTAACAGCATCAGCTTTTATAGGCCGTCGATGCAGGAAGCCGCGAACCGGCGGTTGACCCTGGAAAAAGAAATCCGCCAGGCCCTGACAGATCAACAGTTTGTATTGCACTATCAAGCCCAGGTCGATGATAACGGTAAGGTGGTGAGTGCCGAAGCCCTGATCCGCTGGCAACACCCCGTTAAAGGTATGATTCCGCCGGCCGAATTCATTCCGATCGCCGAGGATACCCAGCTGATTCTGCCGATAGGCGAATGGGTAATGCGCGAGGCCTGCCGGCAAATAAAAACCTGGGACCAACAAGCGCAGTCCATCCACCATGTGGCGGTTAACGTCAGCTCCCGGCAATTCCGCCAGGCCGATTTTGTCGAACAGGTGAAGCAGATATTGCTCGACGCCGAGCTATCCGCCGACCGTTTGGTGATCGAACTAACCGAAGGCTGCGTGATTAGCGATATCGACGACACCGTGAAAAAAATGCGCGATCTACAAACGCTAGGCGTGAAAACCTCGATCGACGATTTCGGTATCGGTTATTCGTCCTTGTCTTACCTGAAAAAGCTGCCGATCAGCCAATTGAAAATCGATCAAAGCTTTGTCCGAGACATTCCCAACGATCAAAACGACGCGGTGATTGTGGAAACCATCATTAGCATGGCTAAAAATTTGGGCTTGCACGTGATCGCCGAAGGTGTTGAAACCCAGGAACAAATCCTGTTTTTGCGGGACAAAGGCTGTCTGTCGTATCAAGGTTATTACACCGGCCGGCCGGTGCCGGCGGCCATGTTCGAGCTGAACACCTAA
- a CDS encoding HugZ family pyridoxamine 5'-phosphate oxidase has protein sequence MSSQALAADYRGLIARSQSVAIATCSEHGEAEASYAPFLEYENTYYVYVSQLAKHTGNMLRQGQASIMFIEPEADAANPFARQRVVFNCKVSELDKQHPLYDQLLDALQNRFGETVAVLRALPDFHLLALTPLRGQYVAGFGKALVINADNGELLPPSQ, from the coding sequence ATGAGTTCCCAAGCACTAGCAGCCGATTACCGGGGCTTGATCGCCCGTAGCCAAAGCGTGGCTATCGCCACTTGCTCCGAACACGGCGAAGCCGAAGCCAGTTATGCGCCGTTTTTGGAATACGAAAACACTTATTACGTTTATGTCAGCCAACTGGCCAAACATACCGGCAATATGCTGCGCCAAGGCCAGGCCTCCATCATGTTCATCGAACCGGAAGCCGATGCAGCCAATCCATTCGCCAGGCAAAGAGTGGTATTCAACTGCAAGGTCAGCGAACTTGATAAGCAACATCCCTTGTACGACCAACTCCTGGACGCGTTACAAAACCGATTCGGCGAAACCGTCGCCGTTTTGCGCGCGCTACCCGATTTCCATCTGCTGGCGCTGACACCATTACGCGGCCAATATGTAGCAGGGTTTGGAAAAGCCTTGGTCATTAATGCCGATAACGGTGAGCTATTGCCGCCAAGTCAATAA
- a CDS encoding DNA-3-methyladenine glycosylase I has product MPNKCAWALGSTNEEHYHDTEWGVPLHDEQMLFEFLVLEGAQAGLSWRTILDKREAYRTAFDHFDPNKVAAYDQAKLTELLQNPGIVRNRLKIQSAVLNAQAFLRVQQAFGGFDTYIWRFVDGEPRQNHWLQHSQLPAYTPESESMSKDLQKRGFKFIGKTICYAYMQAVGMVNDHTVDCFRHSQLSRATLP; this is encoded by the coding sequence ATGCCGAACAAATGCGCCTGGGCGCTAGGCAGCACCAACGAGGAGCATTATCACGACACCGAATGGGGCGTGCCGCTGCACGACGAACAAATGCTGTTCGAATTTCTGGTATTGGAAGGCGCACAGGCCGGCCTCAGTTGGCGAACCATCCTCGACAAGCGCGAAGCGTATCGCACCGCTTTCGATCATTTCGACCCAAACAAAGTCGCCGCTTACGATCAAGCCAAACTGACCGAGCTATTACAAAATCCCGGCATCGTCAGAAACCGTTTAAAAATCCAGTCCGCCGTGCTCAATGCCCAGGCATTTTTGCGGGTACAGCAAGCGTTTGGCGGCTTCGACACATATATCTGGCGCTTCGTCGACGGTGAGCCGCGTCAAAACCATTGGCTACAGCACAGCCAATTGCCGGCTTACACGCCGGAATCGGAATCCATGAGCAAGGATCTGCAAAAGCGCGGCTTTAAATTCATCGGTAAAACCATCTGCTATGCTTATATGCAGGCGGTGGGGATGGTCAACGATCACACTGTCGATTGTTTCCGCCATTCGCAACTGAGCCGCGCCACATTGCCATGA
- a CDS encoding YajD family HNH nuclease translates to MSDNKAYHIIAEARRYKEEREKGYREQALKLYPWICGRCSREFDHKNLRELTVHHVNHDHDHNPPDGSNWELLCLYCHDNEHQRFEEHVRYGGKATSAGKAPVATFNPFADLKNLMKKD, encoded by the coding sequence ATGTCGGATAACAAAGCCTATCACATCATCGCCGAAGCCCGGCGCTACAAGGAAGAGCGGGAAAAAGGCTACCGCGAACAAGCATTGAAACTCTATCCCTGGATTTGCGGGCGCTGTTCGAGGGAGTTTGATCATAAAAATCTGCGCGAACTGACCGTACACCACGTCAACCACGATCATGACCACAATCCCCCCGACGGTAGCAACTGGGAGTTGCTGTGCCTGTATTGCCACGATAACGAGCATCAGCGCTTTGAAGAACATGTGCGTTACGGCGGCAAAGCCACGTCGGCAGGCAAGGCGCCGGTAGCCACCTTCAACCCCTTCGCCGATCTGAAAAACCTGATGAAAAAAGATTGA
- the moaA gene encoding GTP 3',8-cyclase MoaA, with the protein MAPSKPLQLIDRFGRVVNYLRVSITDRCDFRCVYCMAEDMVFLPRSQILSLEEIRFICETFIELGVGKIRITGGEPLVRKGALGLLQDLGRVAGLNELVLTSNGSHLAEMADDLQAAGVKRVNISLDTLDPAKFKELTRTGDLQQVLKGIEKARTAGFQRIKLNAVILKNRNHSEVCDLVEFAVERGIDISFIEEMPLGAVDNHHRGDAFYPSDLIRQDLQQRFTLEAVTDSTGGPSAYYRVAGSDSKVGFISPHSANFCGSCNRVRLTAEGRLLLCLGNEHSVDLKQVVREQPGDKAALKKAIVEAMQIKPEKHEFNIHEQPVILRHMSATGG; encoded by the coding sequence ATGGCTCCGAGCAAACCCTTGCAACTGATAGACCGCTTCGGCAGAGTGGTCAACTACCTGCGGGTATCGATTACCGATCGCTGCGATTTTCGCTGCGTCTACTGCATGGCAGAAGATATGGTGTTTCTGCCGCGCAGCCAGATTCTCAGCCTGGAAGAAATCCGCTTCATCTGCGAAACCTTCATCGAGTTGGGCGTGGGCAAAATCCGAATTACCGGCGGCGAACCGCTGGTGCGCAAGGGCGCATTGGGCTTGTTGCAAGACCTGGGCCGGGTGGCTGGCTTGAACGAACTGGTATTGACCAGCAATGGCTCGCATCTGGCCGAGATGGCCGACGACTTGCAAGCCGCCGGCGTCAAGCGCGTCAACATCAGCCTGGACACTCTGGATCCGGCCAAATTCAAGGAATTGACCCGTACCGGCGACTTGCAACAGGTGCTAAAAGGCATCGAAAAAGCCAGAACGGCCGGTTTTCAACGCATCAAACTCAACGCGGTAATTCTGAAAAACCGCAATCATTCAGAAGTTTGCGACCTGGTGGAATTTGCCGTCGAGCGCGGTATAGACATCAGCTTTATCGAGGAAATGCCGCTGGGCGCGGTGGACAATCATCATCGCGGCGACGCTTTTTACCCCAGCGATTTGATCCGGCAGGATTTGCAGCAACGCTTTACATTAGAAGCCGTCACCGACTCGACCGGCGGCCCATCGGCTTATTACCGGGTGGCGGGTAGCGACAGCAAAGTCGGCTTTATCTCGCCGCACAGCGCCAATTTCTGCGGCAGTTGCAACCGGGTACGTTTGACCGCCGAAGGCCGTTTGCTGCTGTGTCTGGGCAACGAACATTCGGTCGATCTGAAACAAGTGGTCAGGGAACAGCCCGGCGATAAAGCCGCGCTGAAAAAGGCCATCGTCGAAGCCATGCAAATCAAACCTGAGAAACACGAATTCAATATTCACGAACAGCCGGTCATTTTGCGGCACATGAGCGCGACCGGCGGCTGA